From the Solanum stenotomum isolate F172 chromosome 4, ASM1918654v1, whole genome shotgun sequence genome, one window contains:
- the LOC125861592 gene encoding uncharacterized protein LOC125861592, with protein sequence MSSPRKSEKIGRSFRDNDKEDREDEEKGGFVGKVKDFIEDVGDKIEEKVGFGKPTADVTAVHFPYINLKKAEIVADVLVKNPNPIPIPLIDINYLIESDGRKLISGLIPDAGTIHAHSSETVKIPVNLVYDDIKDTYRDIKPGSIIPYRIKVDLIVDVPVFGRLTLPLEKKGEIPIPHKPDIDVEKIHFQKFSSEETIAVLKLRLENKNDFDLAVNGLDYDVWLSDVNVGGADLEKCAKIGKNGVSYIDLPITFRPKDFGSALWDMLRGRGTGYTMKGHVNVDTPFGVMKLPISKEGGTTRLKKNKEDGGSDDDDENEVS encoded by the coding sequence ATGTCATCTCCACGAAAATCGGAAAAAATTGGCAGGTCTTTCCGAGACAACGACAAGGAAGACAGAGAAGACGAGGAAAAAGGTGGATTCGTTGGTAAAGTTAAGGACTTCATCGAAGATGTAGGTGATAAAATCGAAGAAAAAGTTGGATTTGGGAAACCAACTGCAGATGTTACTGCAGTTCATTTCCCTTATATCAATCTAAAAAAGGCAGAAATAGTAGCAGATGTGTTAGTGAAGAATCCAAATCCCATTCCAATCCCTCTCATCGATATAAATTACTTGATTGAGAGTGATGGAAGGAAACTGATCTCAGGATTGATCCCTGATGCTGGAACAATCCATGCACATAGTTCAGAAACTGTGAAAATACCCGTGAATTTGGTATATGATGACATAAAAGATACATATCGTGATATAAAGCCTGGAAGTATCATTCCTTATCGGATTAAAGTAGACCTCATTGTTGATGTACCTGTTTTTGGTAGACTTACTCTGCCTCTTGAGAAAAAAGGCGAGATTCCTATACCTCACAAGCCCGATATTGATGTTGagaaaatacattttcaaaaattttcttcTGAAGAAACAATAGCTGTTCTTAAATTGAGACTAGAGAATAAGAATGACTTTGATCTCGCGGTTAATGGACTTGATTATGATGTTTGGTTATCCGATGTCAACGTTGGTGGTGCTGATTTAGAGAAATGTGCGAAGATCGGGAAGAATGGAGTCAGCTATATAGATCTTCCTATTACTTTCAGGCCGAAAGATTTTGGTTCTGCTCTTTGGGATATGCTTCGCGGGAGAGGTACTGGCTACACTATGAAAGGTCATGTTAACGTGGACACGCCATTTGGTGTAATGAAGTTACCTATTAGTAAGGAGGGTGGAACAACGCGTCTcaagaagaataaagaagatGGTGGATCAGATGATGACGATGAAAATGAGGTTAGTTAA